From the bacterium genome, one window contains:
- a CDS encoding glycosyltransferase family 4 protein yields MIVLISHDGTLTGAPICLARLAGEMAADGSGRDLVLGTPRGGRLEAHPALAGVDTFRYLPRWGPGKKRVAGPGVRARLRRVYRRLGATAVIANTLESFQAVMAAADEGIPSVWMVHEFAENYRARREWGAIREAASAASCLVFNSDASRKQVSALGEGLESKACRVYPGIDPGLFPARSRPSPGPGFRIGCVGDICPAKNQLGLIELLAPLLREFPEAGLHLIGRVPAAFAAYGKEVEHRIGRLDAPAKVVLEGEKTDAPALIADLDLLINAAPHESFGLAVLEAMAAGVPVVAVDGGGPGELLGPLGAVVPPGDGPALQNAVSRAVAASAGERRMWAQAARARIEERFLLRDYAGNMLEILTRLTAAERRPRGGPDG; encoded by the coding sequence GTGATCGTCTTAATCAGCCATGACGGGACCTTGACCGGCGCTCCCATCTGCCTGGCGAGGCTGGCGGGAGAGATGGCCGCCGACGGCTCGGGCCGCGACCTCGTTCTGGGAACTCCCCGGGGAGGCAGGTTGGAGGCCCATCCCGCACTCGCCGGGGTGGATACGTTCCGGTACCTTCCCCGGTGGGGGCCGGGGAAGAAAAGGGTGGCGGGGCCCGGAGTCCGCGCGCGCCTGCGCCGGGTCTACCGGCGGCTGGGAGCGACGGCGGTGATCGCCAACACCCTGGAATCGTTTCAGGCGGTCATGGCCGCCGCCGACGAAGGCATCCCCTCGGTCTGGATGGTTCACGAATTCGCGGAGAATTACCGAGCCCGAAGGGAGTGGGGAGCGATCAGGGAAGCGGCCTCCGCCGCCTCCTGTCTGGTCTTCAACTCCGACGCCTCCCGAAAACAGGTTTCCGCGCTGGGGGAGGGGCTGGAAAGCAAAGCTTGCCGGGTCTATCCCGGGATCGATCCCGGTCTCTTCCCCGCCCGGAGCCGTCCTTCTCCGGGGCCCGGCTTCAGGATCGGGTGCGTGGGCGACATCTGTCCCGCCAAGAATCAACTCGGCCTGATCGAACTTCTGGCCCCTCTTTTGCGGGAGTTTCCCGAAGCCGGCTTGCACCTGATCGGCCGCGTCCCGGCCGCGTTCGCCGCCTACGGCAAGGAAGTCGAGCATCGGATCGGCCGCCTGGACGCCCCGGCGAAGGTGGTCCTGGAAGGGGAGAAAACGGACGCTCCGGCTCTCATCGCCGACCTCGATCTTCTGATCAACGCCGCCCCCCACGAGTCCTTCGGCTTGGCCGTGCTGGAAGCCATGGCCGCCGGCGTCCCGGTGGTGGCCGTCGACGGCGGGGGGCCGGGCGAATTGCTGGGTCCCCTGGGCGCGGTGGTGCCTCCCGGCGACGGGCCGGCCTTGCAGAACGCCGTTTCCAGGGCCGTTGCCGCTTCCGCCGGAGAGCGCCGGATGTGGGCGCAGGCGGCACGGGCGCGTATCGAGGAACGTTTTCTTTTGCGGGATTACGCCGGAAATATGTTAGAAATCCTAACGCGCCTGACCGCCGCCGAACGGCGGCCGAGAGGAGGGCCGGACGGCTGA
- a CDS encoding O-antigen ligase family protein, protein MGLPANDYKRLLESLLRWWILAAVFFLVLGQVSLNRDNPEEALLAQPAFRFRAACVSSLDFSVGGKIANLVYPAAGLWLACAAWGAFKKRPPLLFPVLGFLLAAAVSCAFSPLTRLSWETGVKPLLTATMLFLIVATAFGPEIWRRRLLVAVFGALLLTAAAGLALYLGRVYFPQTDQRIWLSFGHPNSSGAVMIPAIAIVAAYLMTSAPARVKVACALTLPILAATMVLTFSRTAWISLLLALGVLAFWAGTRKFKTFFLAAVLIAVGALIWGVNVGPQSYWKTRVRSLAGWREDPNIQRRQVYWEAAGRMLARRPLVGCGPGYRVFMEAYRGYFQRVDTGELVTGPHNGFLSIGAGMGGLGLAAFLWLIAAVVGLLGSGRGPGWLHRGFRLGLGAGLLGFMVGNLTDDPLLNDRILCLVWVFLGILAAGEEGSGLTALPISPTIPENRGKRG, encoded by the coding sequence ATGGGTCTGCCCGCAAACGATTATAAACGGCTTCTGGAATCGCTCCTGCGCTGGTGGATTCTGGCCGCGGTTTTTTTTCTGGTCCTGGGGCAGGTCAGCTTAAACCGCGACAACCCCGAAGAAGCCCTCCTCGCCCAGCCCGCTTTCCGTTTCCGGGCGGCGTGCGTCTCCTCTCTCGACTTCTCGGTGGGGGGCAAGATTGCCAATCTGGTTTATCCCGCGGCCGGACTCTGGCTGGCATGCGCCGCCTGGGGGGCTTTCAAGAAACGCCCCCCCCTGCTGTTTCCCGTTCTCGGTTTCCTTCTGGCCGCGGCCGTCTCCTGCGCCTTTTCCCCGCTGACACGCTTGAGCTGGGAGACCGGGGTCAAGCCCCTGCTCACCGCCACCATGCTTTTCCTGATAGTGGCCACGGCCTTCGGGCCCGAAATCTGGCGCCGCCGTTTGCTGGTCGCCGTCTTCGGAGCGTTGCTCCTGACCGCGGCGGCGGGCCTGGCACTCTACCTGGGACGGGTCTATTTCCCGCAGACCGACCAGAGGATATGGCTTTCCTTCGGTCATCCCAACAGTTCCGGAGCGGTGATGATCCCCGCCATCGCCATCGTGGCCGCTTACCTGATGACGTCGGCGCCGGCCCGGGTCAAGGTCGCCTGCGCGTTGACCCTTCCGATCCTGGCGGCGACCATGGTGCTCACCTTTTCCCGGACCGCCTGGATCAGCCTGCTGCTGGCGTTGGGAGTGCTGGCCTTCTGGGCCGGGACCAGGAAGTTCAAAACGTTTTTTCTGGCGGCGGTCCTGATCGCGGTCGGAGCCCTGATCTGGGGCGTGAACGTCGGACCCCAGAGTTATTGGAAGACGCGGGTAAGGAGCCTGGCGGGCTGGCGGGAAGATCCCAACATTCAAAGACGACAGGTCTATTGGGAGGCCGCAGGCAGAATGTTGGCTCGCCGGCCCCTCGTGGGTTGCGGGCCGGGATATCGGGTTTTCATGGAAGCCTACCGGGGTTATTTCCAAAGGGTGGATACCGGAGAACTGGTTACCGGGCCCCACAACGGGTTTCTCTCCATCGGGGCGGGCATGGGAGGGTTGGGGTTGGCGGCGTTTCTCTGGCTGATCGCGGCCGTTGTCGGTCTTCTGGGGTCGGGACGGGGTCCGGGGTGGCTTCACCGGGGTTTTCGGCTGGGGTTGGGCGCCGGATTGCTCGGCTTTATGGTCGGAAACCTCACCGACGACCCTCTCCTCAACGACCGCATTCTCTGCCTGGTCTGGGTATTTCTGGGAATTTTGGCGGCCGGGGAGGAGGGGAGCGGATTGACGGCGCTCCCGATATCCCCTACGATACCCGAAAATCGGGGGAAACGAGGTTAA
- the rfaD gene encoding ADP-glyceromanno-heptose 6-epimerase — MNREQITVVTGGAGFIGSNLVWELNRMGEDRILIVDSLGSGEKWKNIAGLKFRDYLEKDEFLRRVEGGGFGTGLKTVLHLGACSSTTESDVGYLVENNYRYTVVLAEQCLRSGTRFVYASSAATYGNGSLGYSDAEAGLERLRPLNAYGFSKQMVDLWAWRHGFLDRMAGLKYFNVFGPNEYHKGAMRSMVCKGFRQIKDTGKIRLFASDRPEYGDGEQERDFISVGDAARMTLFFLERPDVNGIFNVGSGETHTWNEMAAAIFEALDIPPCIEYIPLPEELKGRYQYHTRAEMAKLREAGYALSLTPFRDAVVSYVRDYLIADGYLSSTD, encoded by the coding sequence ATGAATAGAGAACAGATAACGGTGGTTACGGGCGGAGCGGGATTCATCGGCAGCAACCTGGTCTGGGAGCTGAACCGGATGGGGGAGGATCGGATTCTCATCGTCGACAGCCTGGGGTCCGGAGAGAAGTGGAAAAACATCGCCGGTCTGAAGTTCCGGGACTATCTGGAAAAGGACGAATTTCTGCGCAGAGTCGAGGGGGGAGGGTTCGGAACCGGGTTGAAAACCGTTCTGCACCTGGGCGCCTGTTCGTCGACCACCGAGAGCGACGTCGGGTATCTGGTCGAAAACAACTACCGCTACACCGTGGTCCTGGCGGAGCAGTGTCTGCGCAGCGGGACCCGGTTCGTTTATGCCAGCAGCGCCGCCACCTATGGGAACGGGAGTCTCGGCTATTCCGACGCCGAGGCCGGGTTGGAGCGGTTGCGCCCGCTGAATGCCTACGGCTTCTCCAAGCAGATGGTGGACCTGTGGGCATGGCGACATGGCTTCCTCGACCGCATGGCGGGCTTGAAATACTTCAATGTTTTCGGGCCGAACGAATATCACAAGGGGGCGATGCGCTCCATGGTCTGCAAGGGATTCCGACAGATCAAGGATACGGGCAAGATCCGGCTGTTCGCCTCCGATCGGCCCGAATACGGGGACGGCGAGCAGGAGCGGGATTTCATTTCCGTCGGGGACGCGGCCAGGATGACCCTCTTTTTCCTCGAACGTCCCGACGTCAACGGGATCTTCAACGTCGGCAGCGGGGAAACCCACACGTGGAACGAGATGGCCGCGGCCATCTTCGAGGCCCTGGATATCCCCCCCTGCATAGAATATATCCCGTTGCCCGAGGAATTGAAGGGGCGTTACCAGTACCATACTCGGGCGGAGATGGCGAAACTGCGTGAAGCCGGGTACGCTCTCTCCCTCACCCCTTTCCGCGACGCCGTCGTGTCCTATGTCAGGGACTACCTGATCGCGGACGGGTACCTCTCCTCAACCGATTAA
- the rfaE1 gene encoding D-glycero-beta-D-manno-heptose-7-phosphate kinase, which translates to MDATSRKRYLELLNAFGGVKVLVAGDVMLDEYIWGEVERISPEAPVPVVQVREETWVPGGAANVANNISALGGKAYIAGLIGADHAGRRLSTLLRRLGIKTDGLIADPERPTITKSRVLAGHQQAIRIDREETKPVGRKSLSGIRDRFKSLVSSVDVVVIEDYAKGLFSQDLVDDLIQIAAREKRPVLVDPSSGNLFTFRGAGIVTPNLKEALAASGLPRGTPVAKVGRSLLRRWGSGAVLVTLGEDGMALFEPGKRYYHIPTVAREVFDVSGAGDTVVGTLAMALAAGGSLSEAAFLANCAAGVVVGKLGTATAGIEEILEALDWR; encoded by the coding sequence GTGGATGCAACCAGCCGCAAACGTTACCTGGAGCTGTTGAACGCCTTCGGGGGAGTGAAGGTTCTGGTGGCGGGCGACGTCATGCTCGACGAATATATCTGGGGCGAGGTGGAGCGGATATCTCCCGAAGCGCCGGTCCCCGTGGTCCAGGTCCGCGAAGAAACCTGGGTTCCCGGGGGAGCGGCCAACGTGGCCAACAATATTTCCGCCCTGGGCGGAAAGGCCTACATAGCCGGTTTGATCGGCGCCGACCACGCCGGGCGCCGACTCTCGACCCTCCTGCGGAGACTGGGAATCAAAACCGACGGTCTGATCGCGGATCCCGAGCGTCCGACCATCACCAAATCCCGGGTGCTGGCCGGGCATCAGCAAGCGATCAGAATCGACCGCGAAGAGACGAAACCGGTCGGCAGAAAATCCCTGTCGGGGATCAGGGACAGGTTCAAATCCCTGGTTTCTTCCGTGGACGTGGTCGTCATCGAAGATTACGCCAAGGGTCTTTTTTCCCAGGATCTGGTCGACGATCTTATCCAGATCGCGGCCCGGGAAAAACGGCCCGTTCTGGTGGATCCGAGTTCCGGGAACCTATTCACGTTCCGGGGCGCGGGTATCGTCACTCCCAACCTCAAGGAAGCCCTGGCCGCCAGCGGTCTGCCCCGGGGCACTCCCGTCGCCAAGGTGGGAAGGAGCCTCCTGCGCCGGTGGGGTTCGGGAGCGGTGTTGGTTACCCTCGGAGAGGACGGGATGGCCCTCTTCGAACCCGGGAAGCGCTATTACCACATTCCCACGGTCGCCCGCGAAGTCTTCGACGTCTCGGGCGCCGGCGACACCGTCGTCGGGACCCTGGCCATGGCCCTGGCGGCCGGGGGGAGCCTCTCTGAAGCGGCATTTTTGGCCAACTGCGCCGCCGGAGTCGTGGTGGGCAAACTGGGGACGGCCACCGCCGGGATCGAGGAGATTCTGGAGGCGCTCGATTGGAGATGA
- a CDS encoding HAD family hydrolase translates to MKSPAVFFDRDGTINPDPGYIRVPEDFTLFEETIPALRLLREHGYLLFVVTNQSGIGRGYFRHEDLAAVHRRMEELLQAGGITLDGIRYCPHHPSEDCGCRKPSPFMIQELARAHGVDLPRSWFVGDTPADVVSGRRAGCRTVRILGEGEDGREPSELPSPADIVVRSILDAARAIVRVDAS, encoded by the coding sequence ATGAAGTCTCCCGCGGTATTTTTCGATCGGGACGGGACGATCAATCCCGACCCCGGGTACATCCGGGTCCCGGAAGATTTTACGCTTTTTGAAGAGACGATTCCGGCCTTGCGCCTGCTCAGGGAGCACGGCTACCTCCTCTTCGTCGTCACCAACCAATCGGGGATAGGGAGAGGTTATTTCCGGCATGAAGACCTGGCCGCCGTTCATCGTCGGATGGAAGAGCTGCTGCAGGCCGGAGGAATCACCCTGGACGGGATCAGATACTGCCCGCACCACCCGAGCGAGGATTGCGGCTGCCGCAAGCCCTCGCCGTTCATGATCCAGGAACTGGCCCGAGCCCACGGCGTGGATCTGCCCCGGTCCTGGTTCGTGGGGGATACCCCGGCCGACGTCGTCAGCGGCCGGCGAGCAGGTTGCCGGACGGTGAGGATACTGGGAGAAGGCGAAGACGGACGGGAACCTTCGGAGCTTCCCTCTCCGGCTGATATCGTCGTCCGTTCGATACTGGACGCGGCCCGGGCCATCGTCAGGGTCGATGCCTCATGA
- the kdsB gene encoding 3-deoxy-manno-octulosonate cytidylyltransferase — protein MKAVGVIPARWGASRFPGKLLAPLAGKPVLQHVWERASRASTLEKAVVATDDDRIRRAAGAFGAEVVMTSSGCRTGTERVAEAAERLSADVLVNVQGDEPFILPGMIDTAVEALEGASWAEVSTLARPCGSGEELERPDTVKVVVGREGSALYFSRSPIPYPGRGGGGGLVHIGLYCYRREFLRVLARLEPTPLETVEKLEQLRVLESGYKIKVAMVAGGTIGIDTPADLERARAMIGD, from the coding sequence ATGAAAGCGGTCGGGGTGATTCCGGCCCGGTGGGGGGCGAGCCGTTTCCCGGGAAAGCTTCTGGCCCCGCTGGCGGGGAAACCGGTGCTGCAGCATGTCTGGGAGAGGGCGTCGCGCGCCTCGACCCTGGAGAAGGCGGTCGTGGCCACCGACGACGACCGGATCCGCCGGGCCGCCGGGGCTTTCGGGGCCGAAGTGGTCATGACCTCGAGCGGGTGCCGAACCGGAACCGAAAGGGTGGCGGAAGCCGCGGAACGGCTTTCGGCCGATGTCCTGGTCAATGTCCAGGGAGACGAGCCGTTCATTCTTCCGGGCATGATCGATACCGCGGTCGAGGCTTTGGAGGGCGCGTCCTGGGCGGAGGTTTCGACTCTGGCCCGCCCCTGCGGATCGGGGGAAGAGCTGGAGCGGCCCGATACGGTCAAAGTCGTAGTGGGGCGCGAAGGCTCGGCGCTGTATTTTTCGCGTTCGCCGATACCCTATCCGGGCCGGGGAGGCGGCGGGGGGCTGGTGCATATCGGTCTTTACTGTTATCGCCGGGAGTTCCTGCGGGTCTTGGCCCGGTTGGAGCCTACTCCCCTGGAAACGGTCGAAAAGCTTGAGCAGTTGCGGGTGCTCGAATCCGGATATAAAATAAAGGTCGCCATGGTCGCCGGGGGAACGATAGGGATCGACACTCCGGCGGACCTGGAACGGGCGAGGGCGATGATCGGTGATTGA
- the kdsA gene encoding 3-deoxy-8-phosphooctulonate synthase, with translation MERTRKIRVGEIEIGGEAPLALMAGVCVIEDYEHALFIAESLQETCSGLGVPLIFKASYDKANRTSLDSYRGPGLEKGLEILARIKARTGLPLLVDFHQPGDAVKVAEVADMLQVPAFLCRQTDLLLAAAAAGRPVNVKKGQFLAPEDMVHVAEKLQRGGCRAIALTERGASFGYHRLVGDMTSLAVMRSLGWPVVFDATHSVQFPGGAGGVTGGEGEMVPVLARAAVAAGCDAVFMEVHDRPEKALSDASSVLPLEKLPELLEKLVAIDRAVKR, from the coding sequence ATTGAGCGAACCAGAAAAATCAGGGTGGGGGAGATCGAGATCGGGGGCGAAGCTCCGCTGGCGCTCATGGCGGGCGTCTGCGTGATCGAAGACTACGAGCACGCCCTTTTCATAGCCGAGAGCCTGCAGGAAACCTGCTCGGGCCTGGGAGTGCCCCTGATCTTCAAGGCCTCGTACGACAAGGCGAACCGCACCTCGCTTGACTCCTATCGGGGCCCGGGACTGGAGAAGGGGCTGGAAATCCTGGCGCGGATCAAAGCCCGAACCGGACTTCCCCTCCTCGTCGATTTTCATCAGCCCGGCGACGCCGTCAAGGTGGCCGAGGTGGCGGATATGCTCCAGGTCCCGGCGTTTCTCTGCCGCCAGACCGATCTTCTCCTGGCCGCCGCCGCCGCCGGACGGCCGGTAAACGTCAAGAAGGGCCAGTTCCTGGCGCCGGAGGATATGGTTCACGTGGCGGAAAAACTACAAAGGGGGGGGTGCCGGGCGATCGCCCTCACCGAACGAGGCGCCAGCTTCGGATACCACCGCCTGGTCGGAGACATGACTTCGCTCGCGGTCATGCGGTCGCTGGGCTGGCCCGTGGTCTTCGACGCCACCCACAGCGTTCAGTTCCCGGGCGGTGCGGGGGGGGTGACGGGGGGGGAAGGGGAGATGGTCCCGGTTTTAGCCCGGGCGGCGGTGGCGGCCGGCTGCGACGCCGTTTTCATGGAAGTTCACGATCGTCCGGAAAAAGCGCTCTCGGACGCCTCCAGCGTTCTTCCCCTGGAGAAGCTCCCGGAACTGCTGGAAAAGCTCGTGGCCATCGATCGGGCGGTGAAAAGATGA
- a CDS encoding KpsF/GutQ family sugar-phosphate isomerase: MNGKPVNIPELAREVIEIEAEALSVLGRRLDKEFERAVEICSACRGRIVVTGMGKAGLVARKISATLASVGSPSIWLHPAEALHGDLGIIGEADVVLAVSNSGESDEIKALLPYIDALSAPLVAITGNPKSTLAKAAKAVLDASVAREACPDNLVPTASTTAAMALGDALAVCLKELRGFKASDFARLHPGGTLGKRLLAKVGDLMRKGAANPVVGEEATVKEVLFRITAARAGAASVTGADGVLTGIFTDGDLRRWLERDPGIMERRVGEVMTGNPLKVREDQKALEAMEMIRDRKIDEVPVVDSRGAPVGMLDVQDLLSAGII; the protein is encoded by the coding sequence ATGAACGGCAAACCCGTCAACATTCCGGAACTGGCCCGGGAGGTGATTGAAATCGAGGCGGAAGCGCTTTCCGTTCTCGGCCGGCGCCTGGACAAGGAATTCGAACGGGCGGTGGAAATATGCTCGGCCTGCCGGGGCCGGATCGTGGTCACGGGGATGGGGAAAGCGGGGTTGGTGGCCAGGAAAATCTCGGCCACTCTGGCCAGCGTCGGCTCCCCTTCGATCTGGCTCCACCCGGCCGAAGCTCTTCATGGCGACCTCGGCATCATCGGCGAGGCGGACGTGGTCCTGGCCGTTTCCAACAGCGGGGAATCGGACGAGATCAAGGCCCTGCTCCCCTATATCGATGCTCTGAGCGCGCCCCTGGTGGCCATCACCGGCAATCCGAAATCGACATTGGCCAAGGCGGCTAAGGCCGTTCTCGACGCTTCGGTCGCCCGGGAAGCTTGCCCGGACAATCTGGTTCCTACCGCCAGCACTACCGCCGCCATGGCTCTGGGCGATGCCCTGGCGGTCTGCCTCAAAGAGTTGCGGGGGTTCAAGGCCTCCGATTTCGCGCGCCTCCATCCGGGAGGGACGCTGGGAAAACGGCTTTTGGCCAAGGTCGGGGATCTGATGAGAAAAGGCGCGGCCAACCCCGTGGTCGGAGAAGAGGCCACGGTCAAGGAAGTGCTGTTCCGGATCACCGCCGCCCGCGCCGGGGCGGCGAGCGTCACCGGCGCCGATGGGGTGCTGACCGGTATCTTCACCGACGGAGATCTGCGCCGCTGGCTGGAACGCGATCCGGGAATCATGGAACGCCGCGTCGGAGAGGTCATGACCGGAAATCCGTTGAAAGTCCGGGAAGATCAAAAAGCCCTGGAGGCGATGGAGATGATCCGGGACCGAAAGATAGACGAGGTTCCGGTGGTCGATTCCCGGGGAGCGCCCGTCGGCATGCTCGACGTCCAGGATCTCTTGAGCGCGGGAATTATCTGA
- a CDS encoding HAD hydrolase family protein, translated as MPGLDTARAKASRVRLIIFDVDGVLTDGSISYASDGEERKRFHVRDGSAVIRALRRGLKIAWVSGRRATAVERRASELGVADLFQGIEDKRPVFERLRREGGFKKEETAYLGDDHGDVELFESVGFSAAPADAHPAARARADYLCSLRGGEGAAGEAIDFIIECREDGR; from the coding sequence ATGCCGGGCCTCGACACCGCCAGGGCCAAAGCCTCCCGGGTACGGCTGATCATTTTCGATGTCGACGGGGTCCTGACGGATGGGAGCATCTCCTATGCTTCCGACGGAGAAGAGCGCAAGCGCTTCCACGTCCGGGACGGGTCGGCCGTTATTCGCGCCCTTCGCCGGGGCTTGAAAATAGCCTGGGTCAGCGGGCGCCGGGCGACGGCGGTCGAGCGCCGGGCGTCCGAACTGGGCGTTGCCGACCTTTTCCAGGGAATCGAAGACAAGCGTCCGGTTTTCGAGCGGCTGCGGCGCGAGGGCGGTTTCAAGAAGGAGGAAACGGCTTATCTGGGCGACGACCACGGCGACGTGGAGCTTTTCGAATCGGTCGGATTCAGCGCCGCTCCGGCCGACGCTCACCCCGCGGCCCGGGCCCGGGCCGACTACCTCTGTTCCCTGCGGGGAGGAGAAGGAGCGGCGGGGGAGGCGATCGACTTTATTATCGAGTGCCGGGAGGACGGTCGATGA
- a CDS encoding LptA/OstA family protein — translation MKRIFILLAASALWAGSARSEETLDDLGIGTGELPEVVGPDWTEITCDGNMLVNYREGWVRFARNVKVTNQRGIITSDLLVIFTSGGGEKVDRAEARGNVTIVSGDRVGTGDALIYYPEEHKVVLSGNALVKEGVNTVSGETLTLYTDSRDVEINRAQDIQFHPRTEFELDI, via the coding sequence ATGAAAAGAATCTTCATCCTGTTGGCGGCCTCGGCGCTCTGGGCCGGCTCGGCCCGGAGCGAAGAGACTTTGGACGATCTCGGCATCGGGACCGGGGAACTGCCCGAAGTCGTAGGGCCGGACTGGACGGAGATAACCTGCGACGGCAACATGCTGGTCAATTACCGCGAGGGGTGGGTAAGATTCGCCCGCAACGTCAAGGTAACCAATCAACGCGGGATCATTACCTCCGACCTCCTGGTGATTTTCACCAGCGGCGGGGGGGAAAAGGTCGATCGGGCGGAAGCGAGGGGGAACGTCACCATCGTCAGCGGAGATCGGGTGGGAACGGGCGACGCGCTGATCTACTACCCCGAGGAACACAAAGTCGTCCTCTCCGGCAACGCCCTGGTCAAAGAAGGGGTCAACACAGTCTCCGGAGAAACCCTGACCCTCTATACCGATTCCAGGGATGTGGAAATCAACCGGGCCCAGGATATACAATTCCATCCCCGGACCGAGTTCGAACTGGATATTTGA
- the lptB gene encoding LPS export ABC transporter ATP-binding protein, with protein sequence MELLKTEELVKSYRHRKVVDGVSLTVNRGEIVGLLGPNGAGKTTTFYMIVGLIRAEGGKVFFGSADVTHLPMSRRARLGMGYLSQEPSIFRNLTVEENILAILETLPMKRSQRWKRKNELLTELGISKLAESRACTLSGGERRRLEIARALVTDPSFIMLDEPFAGVDPIAVADVQQIIIYLREKGLGILITDHNVRETLSITQRSYIMFESRILISGTSEELTNDPRARKIYLGEQFML encoded by the coding sequence ATGGAACTGCTGAAGACCGAAGAGCTGGTAAAGTCCTACCGCCACCGCAAAGTGGTCGATGGAGTCAGCCTGACCGTCAACCGGGGCGAGATAGTGGGCTTGCTCGGCCCCAACGGCGCCGGCAAAACCACCACGTTTTATATGATCGTGGGACTGATCCGAGCCGAGGGCGGCAAGGTGTTTTTCGGGAGCGCGGACGTCACCCATCTGCCCATGTCCCGGCGGGCCCGCCTGGGCATGGGCTACCTATCCCAGGAACCGAGCATATTCCGCAACCTGACCGTGGAGGAGAACATCCTGGCGATTCTGGAGACGCTTCCCATGAAACGTTCGCAGCGATGGAAGCGCAAGAACGAGCTTTTGACGGAACTGGGAATCTCCAAGTTGGCGGAGAGCCGAGCCTGCACCCTCTCCGGGGGGGAACGGCGCCGGTTGGAGATAGCCCGGGCCCTGGTGACCGATCCCAGTTTCATCATGCTGGACGAACCGTTCGCCGGCGTCGATCCCATCGCCGTGGCCGACGTCCAGCAGATCATTATCTACCTCAGGGAGAAAGGGCTGGGAATACTGATAACCGACCATAACGTCCGTGAAACCCTTTCCATTACCCAGCGTTCGTATATCATGTTCGAGAGTCGGATTCTGATATCCGGCACGTCCGAGGAGCTAACCAACGACCCCCGGGCCCGGAAGATTTATCTCGGGGAACAGTTCATGTTGTAA
- the raiA gene encoding ribosome-associated translation inhibitor RaiA, producing the protein MQIEITCRHAEIDETERAYALEKIGQLSHIWNRPLEARLIVEFEKYDYRIEINLHAGHSLISVTEKDRHFQAALDKAVRVTERRLRRLKGKTANESKRRRRLFVSEIRESAGEDDLPELSSMEDMEMPEMTRSMAVDAFKDSGRGFFVYYDLESGRTAIIYRRKNMALGVIEL; encoded by the coding sequence GTGCAGATAGAAATCACCTGCCGCCATGCCGAAATCGACGAGACCGAGCGGGCTTACGCCTTGGAAAAAATCGGGCAACTGTCCCACATCTGGAACCGGCCGCTGGAAGCCCGTCTGATCGTGGAATTCGAAAAATACGATTATCGGATCGAGATCAACCTTCATGCCGGCCATTCCCTGATCTCGGTAACCGAGAAGGACCGGCATTTCCAAGCGGCGTTGGATAAGGCCGTTCGAGTCACCGAGAGGCGGTTGCGGCGCCTCAAGGGAAAGACGGCCAATGAGTCGAAGCGCCGCCGGCGGCTCTTCGTCTCCGAGATCAGGGAAAGCGCGGGAGAGGACGATCTTCCGGAGCTTTCGAGCATGGAAGATATGGAGATGCCGGAAATGACCAGGAGCATGGCCGTCGACGCCTTCAAGGATTCCGGCCGGGGTTTCTTCGTGTATTACGACCTGGAATCGGGCCGGACGGCCATCATCTACCGCAGGAAGAACATGGCCCTGGGCGTGATCGAACTGTAA